The following proteins come from a genomic window of Shewanella halifaxensis HAW-EB4:
- a CDS encoding outer membrane beta-barrel protein: protein MKQTLLAVALLTFVTAPVMASETTYALGAGVADIDGLEMIEFKGSVVSDFETLWTSIGATYSIADNLTSYMDGNTLEANAKLGIRVGNEGFEFRPYLAATIGRASLDSPFGDSTETFTFFGFGAEFQIQQHFVISAEYGQTNQDEYEFDTTRINFTYKF from the coding sequence ATGAAACAGACTTTGTTAGCAGTAGCACTACTTACATTTGTAACTGCACCTGTGATGGCTAGTGAAACGACTTACGCACTGGGTGCGGGAGTTGCAGATATTGACGGCCTTGAAATGATAGAGTTCAAAGGAAGTGTAGTATCAGACTTTGAAACACTTTGGACAAGTATTGGTGCGACTTATAGTATCGCAGATAATCTAACCTCATATATGGATGGTAATACTTTAGAAGCTAATGCAAAGCTAGGTATTCGTGTTGGAAATGAAGGGTTTGAGTTTCGACCTTACTTAGCTGCAACTATTGGTCGAGCTTCCCTAGATTCGCCATTTGGTGATAGTACTGAAACATTTACATTTTTTGGTTTTGGGGCAGAATTTCAAATTCAGCAGCACTTTGTCATCTCAGCAGAGTATGGTCAAACAAACCAAGATGAATATGAATTTGATACGACTCGCATTAACTTCACTTATAAGTTCTAA